A single region of the Lagopus muta isolate bLagMut1 chromosome 24, bLagMut1 primary, whole genome shotgun sequence genome encodes:
- the PKP1 gene encoding plakophilin-1 yields MYDCVADGYGYGTSRGSYYTKTQMGNSSWGYPLYNGTLKRDAENRRYSSYSQMEGWGSKHYSKAVCSPNRAGSDYCFVQNIKSSRSEPDLYCEPPRGTLRKSQVGGRAEHKATLNRQSIYSSCSTQQGTTRTSKKMPARALSCPSSNKPDVVYAQPMMSCKQDAVYGQAQSGSKICGDEIDGGTMTIQKAIQLLCSSDDKYQAMGAYYLQHTCFQDESAKQEVYRLGGIAKLVELLRSTNQNVQRAAAGALRNLVFRNPTNKIETRRQNGIRECVSLLRRTGNTEIQKQLTGLLWNLSSTDELKEELIQEALPVLTDCVIIPFSGWSDGGCNRTREIIDPEVFFNATGCLRNLSSADMGRQTMRNYPGLIDSVMTYAQNCVASNRPDDKSVENCICILHNLSYRLDAEVPNKYTQLNHMARSVYMDKTLTGCFNSRSGKMENDEYGVPLPEEDFKPKGPSWLYHSDAIRTYLSLMDHSKKDATLEACAGALQNLTASRGLMSNAMSQLIGVKEKGLPRIARLLQSNSSEVVRSGASLLSNMSRHPILHKTMAHQVLPDVSRLLSFQSGNTNSYGEIMTSACYTLRNLIMSNPHLGKCYLTSNMLNNVVSLCRNGSCPKAAEAARLLLTDLWSNRELQSVLKQQGFDKNMMGSLAGTTFRTLPSRF; encoded by the exons ATGTACGACTGTGTAGCTGATGGTTATGGCTACGGGACGTCCCGGGGCAGTTATTACACCAAAACCCAAATGGGAAACAGCAGCTGGGGATATCCG CTGTACAACGGGACCCTGAAGCGGGATGCTGAGAACCGGCGCTACAGCTCCTACAGCCAGATGGAGGGCTGGGGCAGCAAGCACTACAGCAAGGCAGTCTGCAGCCCCAACAGGGCCGGCAGCGACTACTGCTTTGTGCAGAACATCAAGAGCAGCCGGAGCGAGCCCGACCTCTACTGCGAACCACCGCGGGGCACGCTGAGGAAGAGTCAGGTCGGGGGTCGGGCAGAGCACAAGGCAACCTTGAACCGCCAGAGCATCTACAGCAGCTGTAGCACCCAGCAAGGAACTACCAGGACAAGTAAAAAAATGCCTGCACGGGCCCTCTCCTGCCCCTCCAGCAACAAGCCCGATGTGGTCTATGCCCAGCCCATGATGAGCTGCAAGCAGGATGCGGTTTATGGACAGGCTCAGTCTGGCTCCAA AATATGTGGTGACGAGATAGATGGTGGCACAATGACCATCCAGAAAGCCATACAGCTCCTGTGCTCCTCTGATGACAAATACCAGGCCATGGGGGCTTATTACCTCCAGCACACCTGCTTCCAGGATGAGTCTGCCAAACAAGAG GTCTATCGGCTCGGAGGAATTGCCAAGCTGGTGGAGCTGCTGCGCAGCACGAACCAAAACGTACAGCGGGCGGCAGCCGGAGCCCTCCGGAATTTGGTCTTCAGGAATCCAACCAACAAGATAGAAACCCGGCGGCAGAACGGGATAAGGGAGTGTGTGAGCCTCCTGAGGAGGACGGGGAACACCGAAATTCAGAAGCAACTGACAG GTCTGCTCTGGAACCTCTCCTCCACTGATGAATTGAAAGAGGAGTTGATACAAGAGGCCCTCCCCGTCTTGACAGACTGTGTTATCATCCCTTTCTCTGGCTGGTCCGATGGTGGCtgcaacaggacaagggaaattATCGACCCCGAAGTATTCTTCAATGCCACAGGGTGCTTGAG AAACCTCAGTTCTGCAGACATGGGACGTCAGACCATGCGAAATTACCCTGGCTTGATTGATTCTGTCATGACCTACGCCCAGAACTGTGTGGCTTCTAACCGACCTGATGACAAG TCTGTGGAGAACTGCATCTGCATCCTGCACAACCTCTCCTACCGCCTGGATGCTGAAGTTCCCAACAAATACACCCAACTCAACCACATGGCCCGGAGCGTTTACATGGACAAAACTCTCACAGGCTGCTTCAACAGCAGGAGTGGCAAAATGGAG AATGATGAGTATGGTGTCCCTCTCCCTGAAGAGGATTTTAAGCCCAAGGGACCCAGCTGGCTGTACCATTCGGATGCCATCCGCACCTACCTGTCCCTGATGGATCACAGCAAGAAAGATGCCACCCTGGAGGCTTGTGCTGGAGCCCTGCAGAACCTCACTGCGAGCCGAGGGCTG ATGTCCAATGCCATGAGCCAATTGATTGGGGTGAAGGAAAAAGGTTTGCCTCGCATCGCACGGCTCCTGCAGTCCAACAGCTCCGAAGTTGTCCGGTCTGGTGCTTCTTTGCTGAGCAACATGTCCCGACATCCTATCCTGCACAAAACCATGG CTCACCAGGTGCTCCCAGATGTATCACGTCTCCTGTCATTCCAGTCTGGAAATACCAACAGCTATGGCGAGATCATGACATCAGCTTGTTACACTCTGAGGAACCTCATCATGTCCAACCCACACCTGGGAAAGTGTTACTTGACAAGCAACATGCTCAATAATGTAGTAAGCCTGTGCCGAAATGG CTCCTGTCcaaaagcagctgaagctgCTCGCCTCCTCCTGACAGACCTTTGGTCGAACAGGGAGCTCCAGAGTGTGCTCAAGCAG CAAGGATTTGATAAGAACATGATGGGATCTTTAGCTGGGACGACCTTCAGGACTCTTCCTTCCAGATTTTAG